The Acipenser ruthenus unplaced genomic scaffold, fAciRut3.2 maternal haplotype, whole genome shotgun sequence genome includes a region encoding these proteins:
- the LOC131728521 gene encoding DNA-directed DNA/RNA polymerase mu-like isoform X1 produces the protein MTGFFGGGGVCTHCRCRAMVPLKRRRKDGGAAPIAGVQERAPVNRFPGVEIFLLERRMGSSRRAFLTQLARRKGFRVQDTLGDSVTHLVSESNSGDEVWEWLDRQTGGQTPGSLSLLDISWFTDSMETGRPVEILDRHRLQVSAPRSDPEEPRISAYACQRRTPLDHLNKIFTDALEVLAENAEFSESEGRGLAFRKAGSVLRSLPFAVSRMEDLRGVPCLGEHSRKIIQEILEDGVSGEVEGVLRSERYRAMKALTGVFGVGVKTADRWAREGLRTPGDLLTSGHRLSREQEAGVRYYEDLNCPVTRAEADAIGEIVEEAVHSILPGARVTLMGGFRRGKEAGHDVDLLITHPEEGKEEGLLGKLTSWLDSQGVLLYQRVSEGSGGRGRESGPMDHFHRSFSILKLGEQPGAQPGASSADQTQEAAAPRGQGGAQGRGWRAVRVDLVICPYSQYAYALLGWTGSQQFERDLRRFASQERDMSLNSHGLYQREQNRYLPAASEEEIFTHLGLEFIPPPQRNA, from the exons ATGACTggtttctttgggggggggggcgtgtgTACTCACTGTAGGTGCCGGGCGATGGTTCCCCTAAAGCGCAGACGGAAGGACGGAGGCGCTGCTCCGATCGCGGGGGTCCAGGAGCGGGCTCCCGTGAACCGCTTCCCCGGCGTTGAGATCTTTCTCCTGGAGCGCAGAATGGGGTCGAGCCGGCGCGCCTTCCTCACGCAGCTGGCGCGGAGGAAAGGGTTCCGAGTGCAGGACACGCTCGG tGACAGTGTGACTCACCTGGTGTCTGAGAGTAACTCTGGGGACGAGGTGTGGGAGTggctggacagacagacagggggacAGACGCCCGGCTCGCTGTCCCTGCTGGACATCAGCTGGTTCACGGACAGCATGGAGACAGGCAGGCCAGTGGAAATCCTGGACAGACACAGGCTACAG GTGTCTGCACCCCGCTCCGATCCAGAGGAACCCCGAATTTCTGCGTACGCCTGTCAGAGGAGGACCCCTCTGGACCACCTCAACAAGATCTTCACC GATGCCTTGGAGGTCCTGGCGGAGAACGCGGAATTCTCGGAGAGCGAGGGGCGTGGCCTGGCGTTCCGGAAGGCGGGGTCTGTCCTGCGGTCCCTCCCCTTCGCCGTGTCCAGGATGGAGGATCTGAGGGGGGTGCCCTGCCTCGGGGAACACTCCCGAAAAATCATCCAG gagattCTGGAAGACGGGGTGTCAGGGGAGGTGGAGGGGGTCCTCCGGTCCGAGCGCTACCGAGCCATGAAG GCGTTGACAGGTGTCTTCGGGGTGGGGGTGAAGACAGCTGACCGCTGGGCGAGGGAGGGGCTTCGGACCCCCGGTGACCTCTTGACCTCTGGGCACAGACTGTCGAGAGAGCAGGAAGCAG GGGTGCGGTACTATGAGGACCTGAACTGCCCGGTAACAAGGGCTGAGGCCGACGCCATTGGTGAGATTGTGGAGGAGGCGGTCCACAGCATCCTGCCTGGGGCTCGAGTCACACTGATGGGAGGGTTCAGGAG GGGGAAGGAGGCGGGGCATGATGTGGACCTCCTGATCACACACCCAGAGGAAGGGAAAGAGGAGGGGCTTCTGGGCAAGCTCACCAGCTGGTTGGACAGCCAG ggCGTGCTGCTGTACCAGCGTGTGAGTGAAGGCTCGGGCGGGCGGGGGAGGGAGTCTGGCCCCATGGATCACTTCCATCGGAGTTTCTCAATCCTCAAACTGGGAGAGCAGCCAGGAGCCCAGCCTGGGGCCTCGAGTGCCGACCAGACCCAGGAGGCAGCAGCCCCCCGCGGGCAGGGCGGGGCCcaggggagggggtggagggCGGTGCGAGTGGATTTGGTGATCTGTCCCTACAGCCAGTATGCATACGCCCTGCTGGGCTGGACCGGGTCACAG CAGTTTGAGAGGGACCTGCGTCGCTTTGCCAGTCAGGAGCGAGACATGAGTCTGAACAGCCACGGACTGTACCAGCGAGAGCAG AACCGGTACCTGCCCGCTGCTTCGGAGGAGGAGATCTTCACTCACCTGGGACTGGAGTTCATCCCCCCGCCCCAGAGGAACgcctga
- the LOC131728521 gene encoding DNA-directed DNA/RNA polymerase mu-like isoform X2, with protein MTGFFGGGGVCTHCRCRAMVPLKRRRKDGGAAPIAGVQERAPVNRFPGVEIFLLERRMGSSRRAFLTQLARRKGFRVQDTLGDSVTHLVSESNSGDEVWEWLDRQTGGQTPGSLSLLDISWFTDSMETGRPVEILDRHRLQVSAPRSDPEEPRISAYACQRRTPLDHLNKIFTDALEVLAENAEFSESEGRGLAFRKAGSVLRSLPFAVSRMEDLRGVPCLGEHSRKIIQEILEDGVSGEVEGVLRSERYRAMKALTGVFGVGVKTADRWAREGLRTPGDLLTSGHRLSREQEAGVRYYEDLNCPVTRAEADAIGEIVEEAVHSILPGARVTLMGGFRRGKEAGHDVDLLITHPEEGKEEGLLGKLTSWLDSQGVLLYQRVSEGSGGRGRESGPMDHFHRSFSILKLGEQPGAQPGASSADQTQEAAAPRGQGGAQGRGWRAVRVDLVICPYSQYAYALLGWTGSQFERDLRRFASQERDMSLNSHGLYQREQNRYLPAASEEEIFTHLGLEFIPPPQRNA; from the exons ATGACTggtttctttgggggggggggcgtgtgTACTCACTGTAGGTGCCGGGCGATGGTTCCCCTAAAGCGCAGACGGAAGGACGGAGGCGCTGCTCCGATCGCGGGGGTCCAGGAGCGGGCTCCCGTGAACCGCTTCCCCGGCGTTGAGATCTTTCTCCTGGAGCGCAGAATGGGGTCGAGCCGGCGCGCCTTCCTCACGCAGCTGGCGCGGAGGAAAGGGTTCCGAGTGCAGGACACGCTCGG tGACAGTGTGACTCACCTGGTGTCTGAGAGTAACTCTGGGGACGAGGTGTGGGAGTggctggacagacagacagggggacAGACGCCCGGCTCGCTGTCCCTGCTGGACATCAGCTGGTTCACGGACAGCATGGAGACAGGCAGGCCAGTGGAAATCCTGGACAGACACAGGCTACAG GTGTCTGCACCCCGCTCCGATCCAGAGGAACCCCGAATTTCTGCGTACGCCTGTCAGAGGAGGACCCCTCTGGACCACCTCAACAAGATCTTCACC GATGCCTTGGAGGTCCTGGCGGAGAACGCGGAATTCTCGGAGAGCGAGGGGCGTGGCCTGGCGTTCCGGAAGGCGGGGTCTGTCCTGCGGTCCCTCCCCTTCGCCGTGTCCAGGATGGAGGATCTGAGGGGGGTGCCCTGCCTCGGGGAACACTCCCGAAAAATCATCCAG gagattCTGGAAGACGGGGTGTCAGGGGAGGTGGAGGGGGTCCTCCGGTCCGAGCGCTACCGAGCCATGAAG GCGTTGACAGGTGTCTTCGGGGTGGGGGTGAAGACAGCTGACCGCTGGGCGAGGGAGGGGCTTCGGACCCCCGGTGACCTCTTGACCTCTGGGCACAGACTGTCGAGAGAGCAGGAAGCAG GGGTGCGGTACTATGAGGACCTGAACTGCCCGGTAACAAGGGCTGAGGCCGACGCCATTGGTGAGATTGTGGAGGAGGCGGTCCACAGCATCCTGCCTGGGGCTCGAGTCACACTGATGGGAGGGTTCAGGAG GGGGAAGGAGGCGGGGCATGATGTGGACCTCCTGATCACACACCCAGAGGAAGGGAAAGAGGAGGGGCTTCTGGGCAAGCTCACCAGCTGGTTGGACAGCCAG ggCGTGCTGCTGTACCAGCGTGTGAGTGAAGGCTCGGGCGGGCGGGGGAGGGAGTCTGGCCCCATGGATCACTTCCATCGGAGTTTCTCAATCCTCAAACTGGGAGAGCAGCCAGGAGCCCAGCCTGGGGCCTCGAGTGCCGACCAGACCCAGGAGGCAGCAGCCCCCCGCGGGCAGGGCGGGGCCcaggggagggggtggagggCGGTGCGAGTGGATTTGGTGATCTGTCCCTACAGCCAGTATGCATACGCCCTGCTGGGCTGGACCGGGTCACAG TTTGAGAGGGACCTGCGTCGCTTTGCCAGTCAGGAGCGAGACATGAGTCTGAACAGCCACGGACTGTACCAGCGAGAGCAG AACCGGTACCTGCCCGCTGCTTCGGAGGAGGAGATCTTCACTCACCTGGGACTGGAGTTCATCCCCCCGCCCCAGAGGAACgcctga